The following are encoded in a window of Risungbinella massiliensis genomic DNA:
- a CDS encoding helix-turn-helix domain-containing protein — translation MIFQQLRLAREARKLSAQDVSLRTRIPADCVEAIEVENWDEIPSPVRAKNYIGVYAKFLQKDPEPFLEAYNQSRVEDRPTVPSYSRSPREPISRRNKSTTNRKVKGIGILTSIPQKWLYVSAGIVAILLIVSVWLVTGEETTNVNANVPSEKQDQSAYTSDQRPEIKLVKTSEAYEYGDMYQLSNVSEVEVSLEGTGSVRVREEGPTGRIVAEKKLTKGQAIQFHHAKWLSIRLDNPSQVKLTVNGFVIQTDKLKDPQSFQFTLSDA, via the coding sequence ATGATATTTCAACAGCTCAGGCTAGCCCGTGAAGCAAGAAAGTTATCTGCTCAAGATGTTTCCTTGCGAACACGAATTCCAGCAGATTGTGTAGAGGCGATAGAGGTAGAAAACTGGGATGAAATTCCATCTCCGGTCAGAGCAAAAAATTATATTGGTGTTTATGCTAAATTTCTTCAAAAAGATCCAGAGCCTTTTTTAGAAGCTTACAACCAGTCAAGAGTAGAAGATCGTCCTACTGTTCCTTCATATTCTCGTAGTCCTAGAGAACCAATCTCGAGACGAAACAAGTCAACTACCAATCGTAAGGTAAAAGGGATCGGAATTTTGACTAGCATCCCACAGAAATGGCTTTATGTGAGTGCAGGAATAGTCGCAATTCTCTTGATTGTCAGTGTATGGTTGGTTACAGGCGAAGAAACTACTAATGTAAATGCCAATGTACCAAGTGAAAAACAAGATCAATCAGCTTATACCAGCGACCAGCGTCCAGAAATTAAATTAGTCAAAACTTCTGAAGCGTACGAATATGGGGATATGTACCAACTATCCAATGTATCGGAAGTAGAAGTTAGTCTAGAAGGAACCGGTTCTGTTCGAGTACGCGAAGAAGGACCAACTGGTCGTATTGTAGCGGAAAAGAAGTTAACCAAAGGACAAGCGATTCAGTTTCATCATGCTAAATGGCTTTCGATACGACTAGACAACCCTAGCCAAGTTAAGTTAACAGTTAATGGTTTTGTTATCCAGACGGATAAGTTGAAGGATCCTCAATCTTTCCAGTTTACACTATCAGATGCTTGA
- the pgsA gene encoding CDP-diacylglycerol--glycerol-3-phosphate 3-phosphatidyltransferase, whose protein sequence is MNLANRITLARIFLVPVLMIFLLIRFDFGHIQVEQVSLSVSELIATIVFIIAAITDGLDGYIARKNQIVTNLGKFLDPLADKLLITAALISLVEMQRLEAWIAIVIISREFAVTGLRLIAAAEGRVIAASRLGKLKTIIQIVAIVSLMLNNIPFSIIQIPFADITTWLAVLITLWSGIDYFHKNRHVIAFHGAEQRKGKEN, encoded by the coding sequence GTGAACTTGGCCAATCGCATTACGTTGGCTCGTATTTTTTTAGTGCCCGTATTAATGATCTTTTTACTGATTCGTTTTGACTTCGGACACATCCAAGTAGAACAAGTTTCTCTCAGTGTGAGTGAACTGATTGCGACGATTGTCTTTATCATTGCAGCAATAACCGATGGACTAGATGGTTATATTGCACGGAAAAACCAGATCGTCACCAACCTAGGGAAATTTTTAGATCCTTTAGCAGACAAGCTTTTAATTACTGCTGCGTTAATTTCTCTTGTTGAAATGCAGCGTTTGGAAGCATGGATCGCAATTGTGATCATTAGCCGAGAGTTTGCGGTAACAGGCTTGCGCTTGATCGCAGCAGCGGAGGGTAGAGTGATTGCTGCAAGTCGACTTGGGAAGTTAAAGACGATTATTCAGATTGTCGCAATTGTCTCTCTGATGTTAAACAACATTCCATTCTCCATTATTCAAATTCCTTTCGCTGATATTACCACTTGGTTAGCAGTCTTGATTACCCTCTGGTCTGGGATTGACTATTTCCATAAAAATCGGCACGTGATTGCATTTCATGGGGCTGAGCAACGGAAAGGAAAGGAAAACTAG
- a CDS encoding competence/damage-inducible protein A — MVGEVITVGSELVMGHTLDTHSQYIAKACSSLGLEIRFHTSVGDNWDDLTNLLRLSAKRSSFVFLCGGLGPTMDDLTKEALAEVLGMDLVQDESTLIRLKEFFQSRNRTMTENNLKQTYVFPNGTIFANPRGTAPGLAIQHQGVTYCLLPGPPNEMRPMWHEQVEPYLNGVLGIKGAILARSYSFVGIGESRLEAELQDLIQSSENPVLATYAGEASCTLRFTAKAPTTKEAEAQIEQIASQVRQRVGEYVVSTEGQNLEQVICQELDSRGQTVSFTESCTGGLMTHLMTTVPGSSSVVAGGIVSYQNSSKRKVAKVPTKILEQHGAISPETAREMAQHSLENFASDWSVSVTGVAGPDSSENQPVGLIYFGLAHKGEPTKVYQYQMSGSRQRIQRLAAIQGLFLLLQAVRKGE; from the coding sequence GTGGTAGGAGAGGTTATTACGGTCGGTAGCGAATTAGTGATGGGTCATACATTGGACACCCACTCCCAATACATAGCCAAAGCCTGTTCTTCATTGGGATTAGAAATTCGTTTTCATACATCGGTGGGGGATAACTGGGATGATCTTACGAATCTTCTCCGATTGTCTGCAAAACGTTCTTCCTTCGTTTTTCTATGCGGTGGTCTAGGGCCGACGATGGATGATCTGACCAAAGAAGCGCTGGCTGAAGTGCTTGGGATGGATTTAGTGCAAGACGAGTCCACGCTCATTCGATTAAAAGAATTTTTTCAAAGCCGCAACCGCACGATGACAGAGAATAATCTAAAACAGACATATGTTTTTCCAAATGGAACGATCTTTGCTAATCCAAGAGGAACAGCTCCGGGATTGGCAATACAACATCAAGGGGTAACATATTGCCTGTTACCGGGCCCACCGAATGAGATGCGTCCTATGTGGCACGAACAAGTAGAACCCTATTTGAACGGTGTGCTAGGAATAAAAGGAGCGATTCTCGCTCGTTCCTACTCGTTTGTCGGGATTGGAGAATCACGGTTGGAGGCCGAGCTTCAGGATTTGATTCAATCTAGTGAGAATCCGGTCCTTGCAACTTATGCAGGGGAAGCTAGTTGTACTTTGCGATTTACAGCAAAAGCTCCAACTACGAAAGAAGCCGAAGCACAAATAGAACAGATTGCTTCTCAGGTGAGGCAGCGAGTAGGAGAATACGTAGTTAGTACAGAGGGACAAAATCTCGAACAGGTAATCTGTCAAGAGCTAGATTCAAGAGGTCAAACGGTCTCCTTTACAGAAAGTTGTACTGGTGGGCTGATGACACATTTGATGACGACGGTACCAGGGAGTAGTAGCGTCGTAGCTGGTGGGATCGTCTCTTACCAGAACAGCAGCAAGAGGAAAGTGGCGAAAGTACCAACCAAAATATTAGAACAGCATGGAGCGATCAGCCCGGAAACTGCACGGGAGATGGCGCAACATTCATTGGAGAACTTCGCAAGTGATTGGTCAGTTAGTGTTACAGGTGTAGCCGGACCAGACTCCAGTGAAAACCAGCCTGTCGGTCTGATCTATTTCGGATTGGCACACAAAGGAGAACCGACTAAGGTATATCAGTACCAAATGTCAGGTTCTAGGCAGCGTATTCAGCGGTTAGCAGCGATCCAGGGACTGTTCCTTCTTTTGCAAGCAGTTAGGAAAGGTGAATAA
- a CDS encoding DEAD/DEAH box helicase → MMRFDDFQLSDALLTGIKEIGFEEPSPIQEKCIPAVLRGEDVIGQAQTGTGKTAAFGIPVLESVDMELRDVQALILTPTRELAIQVSEELSRISRFKKVRTLPIYGGQPMGRQIKALQQGVQVVIGTPGRLLDHLRRGTLKMHNVNTVVLDEADEMLDMGFIEDIEQVLSYSPEQRQLLLFSATMPPAIRQLATKYMRKPRYITMNRGEVHVPQINQIYYRVLENSKLDALCRFLDSEEVDLAIIFCRTKKGVDELAEALAARGYLSGGLHGDLQQEQRDRVMGSFRNGDLELLVATDVAARGIDVGSVSHVINFDIPQDVESYVHRIGRTGRAGRAGVALTLVTPRELKQLRLIEKETGARLQPRELPSLEEIAAKQQKSWMTQIEGVIQSDADLKLFEDMITQLKEQFSENKIAAAALYVAFSERFTRSQDQSYNFGETGAAPGMVRFFINVGRNTNMRPQELSKAISEQAGITTRQVGKINIYDRFSFVEVPEEVAPFVYEALRQSRINGARVNLEPARPRVRS, encoded by the coding sequence ATGATGCGTTTTGATGACTTTCAATTAAGCGATGCCTTATTAACTGGCATCAAAGAGATCGGATTTGAAGAACCATCCCCGATTCAAGAAAAATGTATTCCAGCAGTGCTTCGAGGAGAAGATGTAATCGGTCAAGCACAGACTGGAACTGGAAAAACAGCAGCTTTTGGGATTCCTGTGTTGGAATCTGTTGATATGGAGTTGCGAGATGTACAAGCGCTCATTTTGACACCTACTAGAGAGCTAGCGATACAAGTATCAGAAGAACTGAGCCGAATCAGTCGATTTAAAAAAGTTCGTACGCTCCCCATTTATGGTGGCCAGCCAATGGGACGTCAAATTAAAGCGTTGCAACAAGGGGTTCAAGTGGTTATTGGAACACCTGGTCGTCTTCTGGATCACTTGCGCCGTGGCACGCTAAAAATGCATAATGTCAACACTGTTGTCTTAGATGAAGCAGATGAAATGCTAGATATGGGCTTTATTGAGGATATTGAACAAGTCCTCTCTTATTCTCCAGAGCAACGTCAGCTTCTTCTCTTTTCTGCTACGATGCCACCAGCCATTCGTCAATTGGCTACCAAATATATGAGAAAACCTCGCTATATTACCATGAACCGTGGAGAAGTACATGTGCCACAAATCAACCAGATCTACTATCGTGTACTAGAAAACTCCAAGCTAGATGCCCTTTGTCGCTTTTTGGATAGCGAAGAAGTCGATCTTGCCATCATCTTCTGTCGTACTAAAAAAGGAGTAGATGAGCTTGCGGAAGCCCTTGCTGCCCGCGGCTATTTGTCTGGTGGATTACATGGAGATCTCCAACAAGAACAGCGCGATCGCGTGATGGGCTCTTTCCGAAATGGAGATTTAGAGTTACTAGTCGCAACGGATGTGGCTGCTCGTGGGATTGATGTAGGTAGTGTCTCTCATGTAATTAACTTTGACATTCCGCAAGATGTGGAGAGTTATGTACATCGGATCGGTCGTACAGGTCGTGCTGGACGTGCGGGAGTTGCTCTCACTTTAGTTACACCACGTGAGTTGAAGCAACTTCGCCTCATCGAAAAAGAGACTGGGGCACGTCTCCAACCACGCGAGCTTCCTTCGTTGGAAGAAATTGCCGCTAAGCAACAAAAAAGCTGGATGACTCAGATCGAAGGTGTCATTCAGTCAGATGCAGATCTAAAGCTCTTTGAGGATATGATCACTCAATTAAAAGAACAATTTTCTGAGAACAAAATCGCAGCGGCAGCACTCTATGTTGCTTTCTCAGAACGTTTTACTCGAAGTCAAGATCAGTCCTACAACTTTGGAGAGACGGGAGCTGCTCCAGGAATGGTTCGCTTCTTTATTAACGTTGGGCGTAATACCAATATGCGCCCTCAAGAGCTTTCCAAAGCGATCTCCGAGCAAGCTGGGATTACAACCCGCCAAGTAGGGAAAATCAATATTTATGATCGCTTCTCTTTTGTTGAAGTTCCTGAAGAGGTTGCTCCATTTGTCTACGAAGCACTTCGTCAATCCCGGATCAATGGTGCTCGTGTCAATTTAGAGCCAGCTCGTCCAAGAGTTCGCTCCTAA
- a CDS encoding helix-turn-helix domain-containing protein produces MNYEWMTQKTIHWIESHLHEEISMEEIADVAGFSKYHFHRIFQTTVGMSVTTYIRMRRLANAAGALLHTKERIIDIALYYQFESQEAFTRAFKKMYNLPPGQYRKLMTNILTQKEESYMDKKIKGWFLSGSHPFNYEMGIDRTVVHQGRMSGYLKSKTVQGVEEFATIMQQFKADRYRGKRMKLSGFVKTENVQHFAGLWMRIDSASDDVLQFDNMGDRPIQGSNNWNQYSVVLDVPENSAVIAFGVLLSGAGHVWVDQFSFDEVDEKVESTNLEVHAELLEEPTNLSFEEELK; encoded by the coding sequence ATGAACTACGAATGGATGACCCAGAAAACGATCCATTGGATTGAATCTCATTTGCACGAGGAGATTTCGATGGAGGAGATTGCAGATGTCGCTGGTTTTTCCAAGTATCATTTTCACAGAATTTTTCAAACAACTGTTGGGATGTCTGTTACTACCTATATCCGTATGAGACGACTTGCCAACGCAGCAGGTGCCCTTCTTCACACCAAGGAACGAATTATCGACATTGCTCTGTATTATCAGTTTGAGTCGCAAGAAGCCTTTACTCGAGCCTTCAAAAAAATGTATAACTTACCGCCTGGTCAATATCGAAAACTCATGACGAACATTTTAACTCAAAAGGAGGAATCCTATATGGATAAAAAAATAAAGGGCTGGTTTTTAAGTGGGAGTCATCCATTTAATTATGAAATGGGGATTGATCGAACGGTTGTGCATCAAGGGAGAATGTCAGGTTATTTAAAATCCAAAACAGTACAGGGAGTCGAAGAATTTGCTACGATAATGCAACAATTCAAAGCGGATCGATATAGAGGAAAAAGAATGAAACTTTCCGGCTTTGTTAAAACAGAAAATGTTCAACACTTTGCAGGTTTGTGGATGCGGATCGATAGTGCATCGGACGATGTTCTACAATTTGATAATATGGGCGATCGTCCGATTCAAGGTTCTAACAATTGGAATCAATACTCCGTTGTCCTAGATGTCCCAGAAAACAGTGCAGTCATTGCATTTGGAGTACTTCTATCCGGAGCTGGACATGTATGGGTAGATCAGTTTTCATTTGATGAAGTGGATGAAAAGGTAGAATCAACCAATCTAGAAGTTCATGCGGAATTATTGGAAGAACCAACTAATTTGTCGTTTGAAGAAGAACTGAAGTAA